ACCGTTTGCGTATGGAACGGGCCAGCCATTTGCTGCAAGACCCGGCGCTGGCGGGCAAGGAAATCGCCTGGGCTTGCGGTTTTGCCACGGCCAGTTATTTCACCCGCACGTTTCGCCAGCACTTTGGCATGACACCGCAAGCCTGGCGCCAGGCCAACGTACCCGGCTGATCCATCGCCGCCTCAGACTGCCACGGGCAGTGCGCCGTGCGGCAGGTTGACCCGCACTTGCAGGCCGTGTTGTGGCGCGTCTTCCAGCACCAGGCTGCCGCCATGCAGCGTCACGGCCTGCGCCACCAAAGACAGCCCCAGCCCGCAACCGTCTTCTGCTGCGCCTGGCGGCCGGTAAAAGCGGTCCAGCACCCGCTCACGCAGCGCCGGTTCAATACCCGGGCCGTTATCCTGCACCACCAGTTCCACGCCTTGCGCGCTGCTTTGCAGCGTCACGGTGATTTGCGCGCCGCGGGGCGTATAGCGAATGGCGTTTTCGACCAGATTGCGCAAAGCCGTGGATACCGCCACGGCGTGACCAATGAACAGCAGGCGATCGGGTGCGTTGAAACTCAGTTGCTGGTCTTTGTCGGCGGCGCGGCCGGCCAGTTCTGCCAGCGTATTCTGGCTCAGGCTGGCCAGATCAAAGATTTCCCGTGGCAAACGTTCGGCCCGATCCAGCCGGGCCAGTGCCAGCAATTGTTCCACCAGATGCCCACCACGGCGGGCGGCCTCTTCCACCGCCAGCAAGGCGTGTTCGCGCCGGGCATCGTCACGCGTGGTCCGGGCCACTTCGGCCTGCACCAGCAGCGCGGCAAAGGGGGTGCGCAGTTCATGCGCGGCGTCAGAGGTGAAGCGCCGCTCCCGCTCCAGCATGGCATCAACCCGGTCGAGCAAGGCATTGAGCGCAATGGCGGGCTTTTGCAGTTCTTCAACCAGCGCTTCTGTTTCAAAGTGCCGGGGCTGGTTGGGGTCAAAATCATCCAGCTGTTGCGAGAGCTCGTGCAGCGGCAGCAAGCCGCGCCGCACGCTGTAAAACAGCGCGGCTGCCACAATTGGCAACACCAGCAGCAGCGTGACCAGCTGCCGCCGGGCCAGCAGATGCAAAAACTGGTCGTGGTCCGCGTAGTCTTCCATCACCCGGACCTGAAAATCGCCGTCGTTATCCCACTGCGTATAGGCGCGCCAGGTTTTATCCCCGATCTCCTGATTGGAATAGCCCGGCTGGCGCGAAAAAGGCCAGTCCGGCGCGTTCATCGAGGCAAACAGCAAGGTGCCGTCCGGCCCGAAAATCTGCACCGCAAACGGGCCGATCGGCAGGCTGGCCGCGTGCGGGCCCACGTGGTTGGGGCTGGCTTTATCCAGCTCGAACGCCAGCAACAACTGCGTACTTTCTTTCAGGCGGTGATCAAACCAGCGCTCACTGCGCTGGCGCGCCATGGCGTAACCGCCCCCCAGCACGATGGTCGTGATCAGCACCAGGCTGATCAGGCAATACGTCATCAGACGGCCGCCCAGAGAGCGGGGAAAGCGGAGCATGGCAAGTCCTGCATCGAAGTGAGCGCGCACTATAACGCGCGTCCCTTTTACCCGGCTGACCGGTTGTAAGAAATATCTAATAAACCGGTATTTTTTGGCACAAATTTGCCTAAATCAAACACCCCGCATTTTCTTCAGCATCCCTTAAGAAACAAAGTCTATCTTCCCGCCACGTTAGGACATGCCCTAGTTTTTGCTTTCATTTGTAACTGGTTTTCTATTTTCTGCTTACGGCTTTAGTTGGTTTTATGCGTCTTTCCGTCATCCTGATTACCCATAACGAGATCGCCAATCTGCGCGATTGTCTGGCCTCTGTTGCCTTTGCCGATGAAATCATCGTGGTCGATTCGGGCAGCTCCGATGGCACCGTGGCACTGGCCCGGGACATGGGCGCCAGGGTGCTGGAAACCGACTGGCCAGGCTTTGGGCCGCAGAAAAACCGGGCGCTGGATCTGGCCCAGGGCGACTGGGTGTTCTCGATTGATGCGGACGAGCGCGTGCCGGAGGGGTTGCGGGAAGAAATCCTGATGACCATCAGCCAGCCGCAGCACGACGCCTACGAGATGCCGCGGCTGTCCAGTTTCTGCGGGCGGTTTATCCGCCACAGCGGCTGGTGGCCAGACCCGGTGCTGCGTCTGTTCCGCCGCGGCAGCGCGCGCTTTACCGACGCCGCCGTGCATGAACGCCTGATTGCCCAGGGCAGCACCAGCCGTCTGCGGCACCACCTTTTGCATTA
This is a stretch of genomic DNA from Silvimonas iriomotensis. It encodes these proteins:
- a CDS encoding ATP-binding protein, whose translation is MLRFPRSLGGRLMTYCLISLVLITTIVLGGGYAMARQRSERWFDHRLKESTQLLLAFELDKASPNHVGPHAASLPIGPFAVQIFGPDGTLLFASMNAPDWPFSRQPGYSNQEIGDKTWRAYTQWDNDGDFQVRVMEDYADHDQFLHLLARRQLVTLLLVLPIVAAALFYSVRRGLLPLHELSQQLDDFDPNQPRHFETEALVEELQKPAIALNALLDRVDAMLERERRFTSDAAHELRTPFAALLVQAEVARTTRDDARREHALLAVEEAARRGGHLVEQLLALARLDRAERLPREIFDLASLSQNTLAELAGRAADKDQQLSFNAPDRLLFIGHAVAVSTALRNLVENAIRYTPRGAQITVTLQSSAQGVELVVQDNGPGIEPALRERVLDRFYRPPGAAEDGCGLGLSLVAQAVTLHGGSLVLEDAPQHGLQVRVNLPHGALPVAV
- a CDS encoding glycosyltransferase family 2 protein, which codes for MRLSVILITHNEIANLRDCLASVAFADEIIVVDSGSSDGTVALARDMGARVLETDWPGFGPQKNRALDLAQGDWVFSIDADERVPEGLREEILMTISQPQHDAYEMPRLSSFCGRFIRHSGWWPDPVLRLFRRGSARFTDAAVHERLIAQGSTSRLRHHLLHYSYPDLESVLAKINRYSTDAAQAKFAAGKRSTLAGACLRGFWTFFRHYTFQRGFLDGREGFLLAITAGMGNFCRYAKLAQLGRNEVKS